The genomic window TGGGTACTATTCAAGCTTTACGTGGTACACGGGACATTCTGCCGGATGAAATTGGCTATTGGCAACGGCTAGAAGCTGTTGCACGGGATATTTTAGGGAAAGCAACTTATCGAGAAATTCGTACACCAATATTTGAGCAAACTGATTTGTTTAAACGTGGTATTGGCGAAGCTACTGATGTAGTTGGCAAAGAAATGTATACGTTTAAAGATAAAAAAAATCGCTCAAATACCCTACGCCCTGAAGGTACTGCTGGGGTAGTACGCGCTTATATTGAAAATGGTTTGCACGCGCAAGGTGGATTACAGCGCCTTTGGTATACGGGCGCAATGTTTCGTTACGAAAACCCGCAAGCTGGTAGACAACGACAGTTTCATCAGCTAGGTGTGGAAGTTTTGGGAAGTGCTGATCCACGGGCTGATGCAGAAGTAATTGCGATCGCTACTGATATTCTGCGAACTTTGGGTTTAAAAAATCTCCATCTTAATCTTAATTCTGTCGGCAATTTAGAAGACCGTCAGCGTTATCGTCAAGCATTAATTGATTATTTAACACCATTCAAAGATCAGTTAGATCCAGATTCCCAAGATCGTTTAAGTCGTAATCCTTTAAGAATTTTAGATAGTAAGGATGAAGGCACACAAGCAATTGCGAAAGATGCGCCGAGTATCTTAGATTATTTAAGTGCAGACTCGCAACGTCATTTTGAGCAAGTACAACAATTATTAACTAATTTAGGGATTAGTTACGAGTTAAATCCGCGTTTGGTACGTGGTTTAGATTATTACACTCACACAGCATTTGAAATTATATCGGATGATTTAGGGGCGCAAGCAACTGTTTGTGGTGGCGGTCGTTATGATGGGTTGGTAGCACAATTAGGTGGAGTAGATACGCCTGCTGTTGGTTGGGCAATGGGTTTAGAACGTTTAGTTTTATTGTTGCAACAGTTACAAACTAAATCACAACCAGTATTAGATTTTTATGTGGTTTCTAGAGGTACTAACGCTGAGTCTCAAGCTTTAGTATTAGCTAATAAGTTGCGTAATGTTGGCTTTAGTGTGGAATTAGATTTAAGTGGTAGTGCATTTAAGAAACAATTTGCACGCGCTGATAAAAGTGGGGCGGTTGCTTGCTTGATTTTGGGTGATGAAGAAGCAGAAAACCACACTGTTAAATTGAAGTGGATGGTGTCTAAAGAACAAAGTGCGATCGCGCAAGCTGATTTATTAGCAAAAACCGATGATTTACGCGATCAAATTGCTGCTTTAAGAACTAAAATAATCTAAATTTGTATATCCTTTTAAACAATCTCTCCCTGAATGTGCTGTAAACAGAAAGCACAAATAGGGAGATGTTTTGTTTTATATGATTTACCTAAACTATACGCCTCTTCTGTCATTTTCCGAAAGATTTTACAATTTATAAGTTCTGTAAGTGTTGTATGAAAAGCGATCGCTGAGTTATTTCTTAATAAAAATTATACAAGACAACCATCGGAAATTCTGCTATTGATCCGCAATGCTTGGTAGATTACCAAGATTAATTCAATGGATTACCAGCGAACGAAAGCTAGGGGAGAGCTTACTTATTTATTCCAAAAAAATAAAAAGGTGATTGAGAGAACTTGCAACTCGTCATCGTCTGGGAATTCAGTATAAACCCCAAGGTTTATTTTCAAAAAACTGGCTAGACTTCGGGTAACGTTGCGAAGGTCAGATCATCTTGACAATAAATTCCACCTTAGAATCTGCTTCCTCAGAAAATTTTTATTTTTTCGCTCCAAATTATATGGAGACTACAATCCCAACAGAAACTATTATTTCTGTCGAGCAACAGCCGACTCTTGATAAACAAGCTATTCGTTCCAGCCTCAAAGCATCTAGCTGGGATGGCGTATTTGCGGCTATCTTTACTAGCATCACTGGTGGCGTTTTACTGAGTAACTTTCTGTTGCAGCTAGGCGCAAGCCCAATTGAAATTGGGATGGTCTCCTCAGTGCCAATGGTAGTAAATTTGCTGCAACCCGTAGGCGCGTATCTCTCAGAACGCACTACCTCTCGTCGTTGGTATGGGATTTGGATCTACGCTCCAGCACGGTTACTATGGTTAACTTTAGTCTTAATTATTTTTTGGAATTGCTGGCATCACATGGAGTCACACACTTTAGTGATTTTGACTCTAGTGATGGTATTGATCACAAATCTGATGGGAGCTTTTGGCAGTGCTTCCTGGCTAAGTTGGATGGCGGCGTTAGTTCCTCAAAAGTTGCGGGGACGCTATTTTGGCGTGCGGAATAGTGCCACTAGCTTAACTAATCTCATTGGTGTACCACTAATGGGTTTAGGAATATCTGTTTTCCCTGGAGGTACTATTCAAGGCTATAGCCTATTCTTGCTACTGGGAGTTGTAGCAGGGCTGATGAGTTTAGGATGTCAGTTGCAGATGGCAGATGTTAATCCGCAACAGCAGGCAGTACTAGGAAATCAAAGCTTATGTGTAGACGAGATTAAAGATTCAAAGGCTTTCCCGCTTCCACTAAGCTTTGATCCTAACTTTTTGCGCTTTCTGCTTTATGTGATGTGTTGGGCATTTGCTGTGAATGTTTGCGCCCCCTTCTTCAACCTCTATCTGCTGGACAACTTGGGTATAGATGTTAAATGGGTAACCATTTATAGCAGTTTGATGGCTGGGGCTAGTTTGCTCATGTTGGTGGTGTGGGGGAAACTAGCAGACAAAATTGGCAACCGTCCAGTTTTATTATTAGTAGGGATAGTAGTAGCATTAACACCTTTACTTGGCTTAGGAACTAGCAATAACTCTGTTTGTGTTTGGGTTTGGTTCCCACTTTTACACTTGCTTATTGGTGGAACTAATGCTGCCATTGATTTATGCAATAACAATTTGCTGATGGCAGTAGCACCTAAGAATAATCAAGCTACTTATTTTGCTACGGTTGCGGCTGTTGCTGGAGTAGGTGGCGCGCTAGGAACTACAGCAGGAGGGTTTATAGCTGAATTTTTAGAATACGGTGGTTTGCCTGGTTTGTTTGCACTATCTTCTGTGCTACGGCTGGCAGCGTTATTGCCTCTGATGTTAGTTCAAGAGAAACGTAGCCAAAGCTTGATGCAGGTAATACGATCGCTCTTACCTATCAAACCTCAATTTGTTCCCATTCCCGCCCTGCAATTGGTTCCTCGGTCAAAATAGAAAAAATTCAAGAAAAATTAAACAGGTCACAATGAAGGTAGATTGATAATTTAATTTTTCAATTTATTTAGCCCCAAGCGCCCAAATAGCATGAACCCTGTTGACTATCTCCGCATCAGCTTGATTG from Oculatellaceae cyanobacterium includes these protein-coding regions:
- a CDS encoding MFS transporter, coding for METTIPTETIISVEQQPTLDKQAIRSSLKASSWDGVFAAIFTSITGGVLLSNFLLQLGASPIEIGMVSSVPMVVNLLQPVGAYLSERTTSRRWYGIWIYAPARLLWLTLVLIIFWNCWHHMESHTLVILTLVMVLITNLMGAFGSASWLSWMAALVPQKLRGRYFGVRNSATSLTNLIGVPLMGLGISVFPGGTIQGYSLFLLLGVVAGLMSLGCQLQMADVNPQQQAVLGNQSLCVDEIKDSKAFPLPLSFDPNFLRFLLYVMCWAFAVNVCAPFFNLYLLDNLGIDVKWVTIYSSLMAGASLLMLVVWGKLADKIGNRPVLLLVGIVVALTPLLGLGTSNNSVCVWVWFPLLHLLIGGTNAAIDLCNNNLLMAVAPKNNQATYFATVAAVAGVGGALGTTAGGFIAEFLEYGGLPGLFALSSVLRLAALLPLMLVQEKRSQSLMQVIRSLLPIKPQFVPIPALQLVPRSK
- the hisS gene encoding histidine--tRNA ligase, which codes for MGTIQALRGTRDILPDEIGYWQRLEAVARDILGKATYREIRTPIFEQTDLFKRGIGEATDVVGKEMYTFKDKKNRSNTLRPEGTAGVVRAYIENGLHAQGGLQRLWYTGAMFRYENPQAGRQRQFHQLGVEVLGSADPRADAEVIAIATDILRTLGLKNLHLNLNSVGNLEDRQRYRQALIDYLTPFKDQLDPDSQDRLSRNPLRILDSKDEGTQAIAKDAPSILDYLSADSQRHFEQVQQLLTNLGISYELNPRLVRGLDYYTHTAFEIISDDLGAQATVCGGGRYDGLVAQLGGVDTPAVGWAMGLERLVLLLQQLQTKSQPVLDFYVVSRGTNAESQALVLANKLRNVGFSVELDLSGSAFKKQFARADKSGAVACLILGDEEAENHTVKLKWMVSKEQSAIAQADLLAKTDDLRDQIAALRTKII